The DNA segment GTCTCTGGAGGAGAAGGGTCTCGGTTCTGTTCTCGCCGTTGCCTGGGCGTTCTGAGCAGGGAAGGCGCACGGGGTCATGAGGGTGGGGAGGGCTTAGTTGGTCACAGGGTCCTTGCTAATGATGGTTTCTTCCCCAGACCCTGAATTCCCATTGCCACCGGTGTGTGATCATCACCAGCTCCAGCCACCTGCTTGGGAGCAAACTGGGCTCAGAGATCGACCAATCGGAGTGCGTCATCCGCATGAACGACGCCCCCACCACCAGCTATGAGGCAGACGTGGGCAACAAGACCACGGTCCGGGTGGTGGCTCACTCCAGCGTCTACAGGGTGCTGAAGAGGCCACAAGAGTTCGTCAACAAGACCCCGGAGACCATCCTCATCTTCTGGGGGCCGCCCAGCAAGATGCAGAAGAGCCTGCTCAAGATCCTCCAGCGCGTCAGCATGTCCTTCCCCAACATGTCGGCCTACGTGGTCTCCCCCGGGCGCATGAAGCAGTTCGACGACTTGTTCCGGGGAGAGACCGGGAAGGACAGGTACCTTGGAGCCCCGTTCCCATTCTACTCCGGGGGGGATTCTGCACCCACAAATCCTGCacgcaatattttaaaattctgcaaacttTATTTATCAGAACACTACTACATAATCACGCCACTTTCAGttgttttggtcatttatttcaaaatacctctcagcaagtatgtctgtagcgatacagacacacagaaattcccccaggagcagagagttaaagaaacccatAGGACAACCCGATTCCTGTTTCTCTGGCTCCCAAGCCCGGAcagggggccagacacccacaacccttcccccccagagccctgctgcgggccccccccttgcccagataccccccccacacacacacacaccagccgtggcccccccagcccagacacctgcTCCCCCtcgcccagggatccagagggagaaacagcctggtGCTCCAtcccaggcttgcatggagtttcctgcaggccgccctctccttcctcagggtatgctgggagctgcagctgcccggAACCCTcaaactccctctccctgccccctgcaatGTCTTCTGTGTGCAAACTGGGCTCTGGTGGGTCTAGTGGCAGTTAGCAGCATTGCatcccatttctgtgggggaaaggaaattctgcgcacatgttaatttctgcaaaattctgcgttgcgcagtggtgcagaattcccccaggagtagcatTCTCACACCTGGTGACTGGAGCCCCAGCCTCGCTGGCCAGCCCGTCCCCATTGTCTGCCCCTGCTGCAATGCTGCTGACTTGGACTGTCTCGCGATGCACACCCATGAAAAGAGGCCATGCTGCCCTCTGGAGCCACTCGCCTGCCTGGCAGTGCATCCTAGTCCCTAGCTGGGAAGGGGGAGCCAGGCTGCTCAGGTGATGGGGAGCCTTGGGAGAGCAGaaatggggtggggatgggggaatcaAATGGGAGAATCAAAAACTTGGCATCAGTATAATTCTATGTCCTCCCACCTTCTCCTAACTGGTCACTccctgtcctccccccccccatcctacaCTCCTTTCCTTCATCACTCTTCCCCTCGCATCCCCCTCCTcgtcttctctctctccatctcctcttcttgttctctctctctccccctccttctgCCGGCCCCCTGCCATTCCCCGTCTCGCAGGGAGAAGTCCCGGTCGTGGCTGAGCACAGGCTGGTTCACCATGGTGATCGCCGTGGAGCTGTGTGACAAGGTGCATGTTTACGGGATGGTCCCCCCTAACTACTGCAGGTAAGAACCCAACTCCCACCAGGTGCCCCCTCCCGGGATCCCAGCGCTTGGCCATCCGCTGGCAGCGCCCCAGCGGCTCACCCTGTAACTCTGTCCTCCGCAGCAGGAGACCTCAGCCCGGCAAGATGGCATATCACTACTACGAGCCCAAGGGCCCGGACGAGTGCACCACCTACATCCACAATGAGCGCAGCCACAAGGGCAACCACCACCGCTTCATCACGGAGAAACGGGTCTTTGCCAGCTGGGCCAGCCTCTACAACATCACCTTCTCCCACCCGGCCTGGGACTAGGGGCTCCCCGAGGAGACATGGAGCCATTCGAGtgcccaacccagcagctggTGCCAGTAGTGGGATAACTCCACCTGGATGGGAAAACATCTCTTGGATTAACCCtgtgagccaggctgggctctgaGGGAGGAGGCCCCACACTACAGGCTGTCCAGGGCCAGAAGGCCTGGGTGAGGGGAGGAAGGGACTGGCACGGTGCCAGTGACCTGACCTGCAGTCCCAAGGCCCAGGGAGTCCTGCTACGCACCGGGCACTGCTGGATTCAtggtgtccccttccccccgaCAGGCCACACACCTAGTGCACATCGCTGGCTCCCTG comes from the Mauremys mutica isolate MM-2020 ecotype Southern chromosome 18, ASM2049712v1, whole genome shotgun sequence genome and includes:
- the ST6GALNAC6 gene encoding alpha-N-acetylgalactosaminide alpha-2,6-sialyltransferase 6, producing MSNDTGQRTAIFVVLFALIMLLIIYSSNSGNEVFHYTALRGKSHRPPNFRKWGVKSGYLPIYGNKTLNSHCHRCVIITSSSHLLGSKLGSEIDQSECVIRMNDAPTTSYEADVGNKTTVRVVAHSSVYRVLKRPQEFVNKTPETILIFWGPPSKMQKSLLKILQRVSMSFPNMSAYVVSPGRMKQFDDLFRGETGKDREKSRSWLSTGWFTMVIAVELCDKVHVYGMVPPNYCSRRPQPGKMAYHYYEPKGPDECTTYIHNERSHKGNHHRFITEKRVFASWASLYNITFSHPAWD